A region of the Nymphalis io chromosome 6, ilAglIoxx1.1, whole genome shotgun sequence genome:
ATTACCATGAAAGGATCCTTTATCCTAGCTTTTATCTCTTGACAAATATAGAATTCCCATGGTCGACTTGGTTTTTGAAATTTAACAGCAACTGATTTACTGTTATGAATAtccaaacataaaaatactgCTCCATAATTTCCTTTACCTAATTGTTTTTCAACTGAAAATTTTGAACTTCCAACACGCATAACAGTCGCTAGTTGTACTTTCGGTATAGATCTTACTTCTACATAGCCATCGGCGTGTGTTTTATTTGGAAATTTAACATACTCTAATAGTGAtgctaacatttttttattaaatggatCAATAACTTTTGGGAATTCTATATCAGCAGGTCTAGGTATATCACTGGTTTCCACTAAAGATATTGAATGAGAAGATTTAAAAGCACTACACTCCATAGAGTTTTCGCTATCAACATCCATCCCATATCCATCTGATTGAAAATCAGATTGTCGTGAATATATAGAAGAAATTCTGCTTTCTTTACCCACAGAATCTCTGCTATCTTCAGACTGAATTTCAACCCTATTATGCTCGAAATCTAACTGTCTTTTGGAGATATCTTTCTGTTTTTCAATAGAGTGCGATATTTTTGCAGATTGAATAGGTGTAGCTGTTTGAGCTGTCAACCCATCTTTGCTATCAGTATCGGAGAGGCCAGAAGATGGTGGAACTTGAGCTTGTTCGGGACTTGatacatacaaatttttatGCATTTTCTGAGATATACTGGGACTGTTACTGAATTTTGGAGTATTAGCATTATCTTTGGGTTCATTTCTGTTAGATATAAAATTGAGGAACTGATTAGAGAATCCTATATCAGTAGATTTCTGCTCTAGTTTTACATTAGGCTGATCATGCCTAACATTTCGCAATACTGAACTGTTAGGACTCTTATGCTGTGGTGTTTTCTGAGATTGACTACTTGATCCATTCATTGCACTTTTATTAGTTTCACCTTGATCTTGACATTTTATAGATATGTCGACAGATTCTTGCCTTATTTGTTCAGCATAAGCATTTTGAACCATATTATCTTGCATTGCGTTATTTCGATAACTACTTTGAGAAGGCTGTGGACTCTGATAAATTTGAAAAGGCTGATTATTTGAAACCATATTTCCATAAGGTAATTGGTTATTTTCTACAGTTTGTTTAGGAGCTTGTCTATATGGGCTATGAGTAGCATTACTGTAGTTTGAATTACTCGTATTTTGATTAGTGTTTGCATACATATTGGGATTATTGTACTGGTTTGGAATATTATGATAGTTTTGTTGACTATATGATTGGTTTGGAGCTGACACTTGATTAGTTCTCTGGTAATATAATGAATTTTGGTATTGGGTTTGATGTGGAGGACTTTGAAATATTGTCGGATGTGGCTGGTGCTGTTGTTGGTTAGCATAGACATGTCGTTCGGCTTGACTTTGATAGTGATATTCCTGTCGGCTTGCATATCCTTGTTGAGGGCTCATTAAGGTGTGGCCTGGACTAGTAACTGGAGATTGGTGAAATGCCATTTGGTTGGAATAAGTAGGGCTTTGGAAGCCTGTTGGGACTGATGGATTCATATCATGGGGACTTTGTACACTAGGGTGTTGAGGGCTATGATAAGCATTAGGATTTGGGCTCCCATAGCCTTGAGAGGGTTGATGAGCCATTAAATGGTTATTAGAATATCCTTGTTGATAGTTATAGTTTTGTTGATAATGACTATGTAGAGATCTCTGTGGAGAATATCCACTAAAGTTTGTTGGCAAAGGTTTTTGATATTGATGATCATGAGAATGATAAGGCACTAAAGTGGACGGCGTATTAGCCACTTTACTATCTGTTTGATCTCGCTTTTGCTGATAGGATCTAGCAAATTGTCCATTCGGTAATCTTGCTTGAGCCGTTATTGAATTTCTTTTTGACGCTGTGTTCGGTTGATTTGGGTCATGATTATTGTAAATAGAATCAAAATTTGTCGTATAGCCCGTAAAATTCGTTCTCGACTGACCAGATGAACTTGAGCCTGATttactgtaaaatataatattttactaaaacacaactataatgttttaaaaacatatctttttaaaacaagtttaaaaaaaacaacatatattttttgaatttaaaactaACCTATTGTATTCCCTTGTTGCTTCCATGATAACCGAAAGTCCACCTCCTTGATTATCTACAGTAGCATGTTGGTCTGCTGTTTGTCTCGAACATTCATCCCTTTTGCTACTCGCTTGATCAGATTGTTCTATAACACTCTCATCTATTGCAAATTTAGGCACTGAAGCAAATTTACTTGATTGGTCACTGGAACTAGGTTTCTTAAATTGTGACATATTTGGTGTACTCGCgtctttaatattgaaattgaatatttgAGTGCAAGAAGGCTCTTCATAATATgctgttttatttatctgtaaaaatGTTTCAATTGATTAGTTAAATGATTACATTAAACATctatatgtatctatatataatactatgtatttatttcatttaacacataaaataatatctagtATTACTTGTTGTGTAGCTACTGGTTGTGGGGCATTAAACTTGTTTGCATTCTCTTTGTCTTCAGGAAAACTCCTGATACCTGTCatctcataattttttttcgtattgACGGCCATTGTCATAGATCTATCTTCGTGAATGTCAAATTTGGGTACTTCAAATTGTTGAACAACTGGCTGCATTATTGACGGTTCTgctaaataagaaattataattgtaatttaaactaaaatattattactaaaaaatcaTGGAATTGTTACAAAAACTTaccattatcattaaaaatgttCCTCAACTCCCAACGTGCTTCTTTAGTGTTTACTGTAACTGAATCACCTAGAAGATTACTCATAAGACTTCGATTAAACTCCtccattaaattatttctgGGGAAGTTTGTATTTTCAGTTCTAAAATTATTACTAGGAGTGCCATgtgtaattatttgattttcctTATCAGTTTCAGAATTATGAGGTCTGTCACTTTCATCATTTTTCTTAACAGCCATTTCACTGACTTCATTTGAATCTAAATTAACTAATACTTTTGGTTCACCAGGTGAGTGCATACTTGCAATTTTAGTTACATTTTGCAATGTAGGCACAGATAATGGCATTAGTTGTGCCATATGATCTTGTTCAGTATCTAATGCACAGTTTGCTAATGTCTCTAAGGCACTACACTGTGCAAgtgtttcattaatatttttataggtttCTATTACCATATCAACATTTtctgttttaatttctttttttaaagtatatttttttgctcTAATTTCTTCTAAACTGAATTCTTTATCATTAACATAGAcctaaaaaaatagaaattgtgttgaaattatttcattaaaaaagcactaacttaatttttttgtatttatttagtaaaaaatacctGCGTCTTATTATAACAAGGTATTTTTGTTGGGTCTGCAGGATCAGGTACACATAGAGGCACATTAAATGTCAGGTCATCCAAACAGTAAGGCATATGGTTTGACGAAAgctttatatcatcatccacatCTTCATAGGCtacaaaaaagaaagaaataaaaagctCATATTTCGTTGtcttctaaaaaataatattttgttaaagtaaaatttttgaatGGAAAATTGAGAACTGAAATCCCCATGAGTTCAGTTCAAAGACAACTTTTCGAGAAAAATGTTTAGGAAGAAGTCTGACGCTAAGTGGACAAGTTCCAGAAAAGAATGTGTGCATatagaagaaaataatatacgCTCAATAATAAacgcctcagtatctcaagatagcctacaCGCTAAAAGAAATTGACGAAGAATTGGATTGTAGAACTTAttatagcaatttttttattcattataaaaatgtgaACTTGTTTATGATTGTCAAAATCTTTGATtggttcaaaattaatataaacgttAAACCCGAGAAGAAGGTGGTATAAGAAACTAAGCGGggttttttttctcaaatgtAACTAAGCAggcgtatttattttttacacaaaaatgttaatacaattattattttagatatttttatttaaaatatccctATCCCATTTCATTCCCAACTGTAATACCCACTAATATAGGTTTAAGTTAATGCTTGTTTCTTGTGTTAACTTGGAAAATCTTTTCTGTTTTGCGTAAATACATTACAGTATCAAATATATATCTCGGAGCAAtagtcaatatattaaaaactttatatccATAGTAGATAGTTTTGTCCAGttccgataaaaaaatattaacgtttcGCCACTAATCGGCGATAGAAGTGAGCCGTATCTACATCAGTCAACAGTCAGATTTTGGCACAATGATTTTAGAAGGCTGCAGAATTGAGTCTACTTGCTACTACTATTAATATGAAGACCCCATTAAAGCTTAGAATCTATGGTGATACCAAGGAATTATGCTGTTTCTATAAAGTCtttctataaattttgttttttgctATTTGAGAGTAAATTATTTACACTAACCCAATGTACTGTTTCAAAGAGAGAACATGTGAACAATGCTCAAATTCTCTTTGAAATTACACACATATTGATTGAGATGTCTTTTTATATTTCTGAATCAAATTGCTCATATACAAAATCAGAAAATTAAGTGCAAGTCCCTAATGCCATATTGGCAGAGCTTCCTGACCAGTGTTTTGTGTCACACACAATAATTCTCTGActctaacataattttaatgagcTCAACACAACCATCATTAGTTGAtgaataaatatacaatcaaGTTATACCCAGCcatttcttatttcaaaattttattttgtattcaaagGTTCTACAACTCATCATCATAACATTagtactgatggtagggctttgtg
Encoded here:
- the LOC126768866 gene encoding mitotic checkpoint serine/threonine-protein kinase BUB1 beta-like isoform X1, which produces MDIDVSKENIQPLRGGRNLVQLGTALQAQSDVDAQRQLQLQKEEHEAAIRQYQGSDPLDPWFNYIQWVEQSYPKHGHEGNIDKLIKDCLQLFEKDEKYFQDRRLVKLWIKYVDCLSNPLEIYQRLYNTGIGVECSEFYRAWACYCEESGDYKKANQVYMLGLQTKAQPLDELEQAHMNFQLYFAQRMLHDDSPTKRKAASALAETRMALTSLKSFKRRNIANVPVQRVGDSIKSTMPGVIRQQGIDNRLPNSNIMVNVYEDAPSTSRGIVPTAEDPGPTSLVQAYSNVENEKEVGIWTNPKTKMVHSNVVPHQPLPFTPYEDVDDDIKLSSNHMPYCLDDLTFNVPLCVPDPADPTKIPCYNKTQVYVNDKEFSLEEIRAKKYTLKKEIKTENVDMVIETYKNINETLAQCSALETLANCALDTEQDHMAQLMPLSVPTLQNVTKIASMHSPGEPKVLVNLDSNEVSEMAVKKNDESDRPHNSETDKENQIITHGTPSNNFRTENTNFPRNNLMEEFNRSLMSNLLGDSVTVNTKEARWELRNIFNDNAEPSIMQPVVQQFEVPKFDIHEDRSMTMAVNTKKNYEMTGIRSFPEDKENANKFNAPQPVATQQINKTAYYEEPSCTQIFNFNIKDASTPNMSQFKKPSSSDQSSKFASVPKFAIDESVIEQSDQASSKRDECSRQTADQHATVDNQGGGLSVIMEATREYNSKSGSSSSGQSRTNFTGYTTNFDSIYNNHDPNQPNTASKRNSITAQARLPNGQFARSYQQKRDQTDSKVANTPSTLVPYHSHDHQYQKPLPTNFSGYSPQRSLHSHYQQNYNYQQGYSNNHLMAHQPSQGYGSPNPNAYHSPQHPSVQSPHDMNPSVPTGFQSPTYSNQMAFHQSPVTSPGHTLMSPQQGYASRQEYHYQSQAERHVYANQQQHQPHPTIFQSPPHQTQYQNSLYYQRTNQVSAPNQSYSQQNYHNIPNQYNNPNMYANTNQNTSNSNYSNATHSPYRQAPKQTVENNQLPYGNMVSNNQPFQIYQSPQPSQSSYRNNAMQDNMVQNAYAEQIRQESVDISIKCQDQGETNKSAMNGSSSQSQKTPQHKSPNSSVLRNVRHDQPNVKLEQKSTDIGFSNQFLNFISNRNEPKDNANTPKFSNSPSISQKMHKNLYVSSPEQAQVPPSSGLSDTDSKDGLTAQTATPIQSAKISHSIEKQKDISKRQLDFEHNRVEIQSEDSRDSVGKESRISSIYSRQSDFQSDGYGMDVDSENSMECSAFKSSHSISLVETSDIPRPADIEFPKVIDPFNKKMLASLLEYVKFPNKTHADGYVEVRSIPKVQLATVMRVGSSKFSVEKQLGKGNYGAVFLCLDIHNSKSVAVKFQKPSRPWEFYICQEIKARIKDPFMLPGYMDITTAFLGENASLFVSEYSRYGSLLDVANKVRVATSKCINEFIVILLTSEMLSIVHYLHKAQIIHADIKPDNFLLMKIPTQEWRTPSLQLIDLGCAIDMSLFPGGTTFRALISTEGFTCTEMREGKPWTYQTDLYCLAGTIHVILMGSYMKVANRLGQWNIDKKLPRYMKNSLWDKIFTTLLNVPDCNNLPDLMDLKNEVDSVLNEIDSLGSQLRNFANVLKSR
- the LOC126768866 gene encoding mitotic checkpoint serine/threonine-protein kinase BUB1 beta-like isoform X2, which translates into the protein MDIDVSKENIQPLRGGRNLVQLGTALQAQSDVDAQRQLQLQKEEHEAAIRQYQGSDPLDPWFNYIQWVEQSYPKHGHEGNIDKLIKDCLQLFEKDEKYFQDRRLVKLWIKYVDCLSNPLEIYQRLYNTGIGVECSEFYRAWACYCEESGDYKKANQVYMLGLQTKAQPLDELEQAHMNFQLYFAQRMLHDDSPTKRKAASALAETRMALTSLKSFKRRNIANVPVQRVGDSIKSTMPGVIRQQGIDNRLPNSNIMVNVYEDAPSTSRGIVPTAEDPGPTSLVQAYSNVENEKEVGIWTNPKTKMVHSNVVPHQPLPFTPYEDVDDDIKLSSNHMPYCLDDLTFNVPLCVPDPADPTKIPCYNKTQVYVNDKEFSLEEIRAKKYTLKKEIKTENVDMVIETYKNINETLAQCSALETLANCALDTEQDHMAQLMPLSVPTLQNVTKIASMHSPGEPKVLVNLDSNEVSEMAVKKNDESDRPHNSETDKENQIITHGTPSNNFRTENTNFPRNNLMEEFNRSLMSNLLGDSVTVNTKEARWELRNIFNDNEPSIMQPVVQQFEVPKFDIHEDRSMTMAVNTKKNYEMTGIRSFPEDKENANKFNAPQPVATQQINKTAYYEEPSCTQIFNFNIKDASTPNMSQFKKPSSSDQSSKFASVPKFAIDESVIEQSDQASSKRDECSRQTADQHATVDNQGGGLSVIMEATREYNSKSGSSSSGQSRTNFTGYTTNFDSIYNNHDPNQPNTASKRNSITAQARLPNGQFARSYQQKRDQTDSKVANTPSTLVPYHSHDHQYQKPLPTNFSGYSPQRSLHSHYQQNYNYQQGYSNNHLMAHQPSQGYGSPNPNAYHSPQHPSVQSPHDMNPSVPTGFQSPTYSNQMAFHQSPVTSPGHTLMSPQQGYASRQEYHYQSQAERHVYANQQQHQPHPTIFQSPPHQTQYQNSLYYQRTNQVSAPNQSYSQQNYHNIPNQYNNPNMYANTNQNTSNSNYSNATHSPYRQAPKQTVENNQLPYGNMVSNNQPFQIYQSPQPSQSSYRNNAMQDNMVQNAYAEQIRQESVDISIKCQDQGETNKSAMNGSSSQSQKTPQHKSPNSSVLRNVRHDQPNVKLEQKSTDIGFSNQFLNFISNRNEPKDNANTPKFSNSPSISQKMHKNLYVSSPEQAQVPPSSGLSDTDSKDGLTAQTATPIQSAKISHSIEKQKDISKRQLDFEHNRVEIQSEDSRDSVGKESRISSIYSRQSDFQSDGYGMDVDSENSMECSAFKSSHSISLVETSDIPRPADIEFPKVIDPFNKKMLASLLEYVKFPNKTHADGYVEVRSIPKVQLATVMRVGSSKFSVEKQLGKGNYGAVFLCLDIHNSKSVAVKFQKPSRPWEFYICQEIKARIKDPFMLPGYMDITTAFLGENASLFVSEYSRYGSLLDVANKVRVATSKCINEFIVILLTSEMLSIVHYLHKAQIIHADIKPDNFLLMKIPTQEWRTPSLQLIDLGCAIDMSLFPGGTTFRALISTEGFTCTEMREGKPWTYQTDLYCLAGTIHVILMGSYMKVANRLGQWNIDKKLPRYMKNSLWDKIFTTLLNVPDCNNLPDLMDLKNEVDSVLNEIDSLGSQLRNFANVLKSR